Below is a genomic region from Pseudomonas berkeleyensis.
CGAGCAGATCATCGGAGCTGAAGGCTCCGGTGATTTCACCCAGGGCCTGCTGGGCCATGCGCAGATCTTCGGCAAGCAATTCGCCGGCGCCCATCAGGGTCAGTTGCGCACGACCATGTTCCAGGTGTTGTTGGGCCTGCAGCAGCGCTTCGAGATGGCGGCGGCGGGCGCTGAAGCCGCTTTCGGCGGTCTGTTGATAACCCATGCAGGCTTTCAGATGGTCGCGCAGCAGATCCAGTCCGGCTGCGGATTTGGCCGACAGGCTGAGGGTGACGTGGCCGTCGGCGCTGGTTTCCATGGCCACGGATTCGCCGGAGAGATCAGCCTTGTTGCGAATCAGGGTGACGTGCGCCGGGTCGGGGCGCTGCTCGAGGAATTCCGGCCACAGCGCGAAGGGATCGCTGGCCTCTGGTGCGGTCGAGTCGACCACCAACAGCACCCGGTCAGCTTCACCGATGGCCTTGAGTGCACGTTCCACACCGATCTTTTCCACGTGGTCATCAGTGTCGCGCAGGCCAGCGGTGTCCACCACGTGCAGCGGCATGCCGTCGATGTGGATATGTTCGCGCAGCACGTCACGGGTGGTGCCGGCGATCTCGGTGACGATCGCCGCCTCGCGTCCAGCCAGGGCATTGAGCAGGCTGGATTTGCCGGCATTCGGCCGGCCGGCGATGACCACGGTCATGCCGTCGCGCAGCAAGGCGCCCTGGCCGGCTTCGCGTAGCACTGTGGATAAGTTATCCCGGACACCGTCGAGTTGGCTGAGGACATGGCCATCGGCCAAGAAGTCGATCTCCTCTTCCGGGAAGTCGATTGCCGCTTCGACATAGATGCGCAGTTGGATCAGCGACTCGGTCAGGGCGTGAACCCGCTTGGAGAATTCCCCTTGCAGCGAACGCAGGGCATTGCGTGCCGCCTGCTCCGAGCTGGCCTCGATCAGATCGGCGATAGCTTCGGCCTGAGCCAGGTCGAGTTTGTCATTGAGGAATGCGCGCTCGCTGAACTCACCAGGGCGAGCCAGGCGAGCACCGAGTTGCAGGCAACGGCGGAGCAATAGATCGAGTACCACGGGCCCACCGTGGCCCTGCAATTCCAGCACGTCTTCGCCCGTGAAGGAATTCGGCCCTGGAAAGTAGATGGCCAGACCTTCGTCCAGCGACAGGCCCTGTTCGTCATGAAAGGCGCCGTGATGAGCGAAGCGTGGTTTCAGTTCACGCTTGCAGATGGCCTGGGCCAATTGCCCGGCCAGTGGCCCGGAAACCCTTACGATGCCCACGCCGCCACGTCCTTGAGCGGTGGCAACGGCGGCGATAGTGTCCCGGGCGATGTGCATGGCGATCTACTCTCTGGCGTTTTCATCTGTTCTTGCAGATAGCAAAACGCCCCAATCATGGGGCGTCTGCTTGAAGCTGGGAAGCCTTGGCCAATCAGGCGCTGGCGGACTTCGTAGCGGCTTCGATCTTGCGGGTAATGTACCACTGCTGGGCGATGGACAGGATGTTGTTGACCACCCAGTACAGCACCAGACCTGCAGGGAACCACAGGAAGAAGAAGGTGAAGATGATCGGCATCAGCTTCAGCACGCGTGCCTGCATGGGATCCGGCGGCGTCGGGTTGAGCTGCTGCTGGATGAACATGGTCGCGCCCATGATGATCGGCAGGATGAAGAACGGATCCTTGATCGACAGGTCGGTGATCCACAGCAGCCAAGGCGCCTGACGCATTTCCACGGATTCCAGCAGTACCCAGTACAGGGCGAGGAACACCGGCATCTGCACCAAGATCGGCAGGCAGCCGCCCAGCGGGTTGATCTTCTCTTTCTTGTACAGCTCCATCATCGCCTGGGACATCTTCTGGCGATCGTCACCGAACTGCTCTTTCAGAGCCTGCAGCTTTGGCGATACGGCACGCATGCGCGCCATCGACTTGTAGCTGGCAGCCGAGAGCGGGAAGAAGATCAGCTTGATGATGATGGTCAGAACGATGATCGACCAACCCCAGTTACCCAGCAGGCCGTGGATCACTTCCAGCAACCAGAAGATCGGTTGGGCGAGGAACCACAGGAAGCCGTAGTCGACGGTCAGCTCCAGGCCAGGCGACAAGGTGCCGAGGTATTCCTGCAGCTTGGGACCGGCATAGAGAATGGCGGACGTTTCACCCTGCGCCCCCGCGGCAACCTGCACGGCCGGGCCAGTGAAACCTACGATGTAGTTGCCCTGGCTATCCTTGCGGGTCTGTACCAGGTTGGTGCTGTCCTTGGACGGCACCCAGGCAGTGACGAAGTAGTGTTGCAGCCAGGCAACCCAGCCACCCTGCACGGTTTCCTTGAAGGACTGCTTGTCGATGTCCTTCATGGAGATGCGCTTGTAGGGATTGTCAGCAGTCCACAGCGCAGCACCCAGATAGGTCGCGGTACCGGTAGCGGTAGTGGACGACGGGTCGCCACTGTTGTCGCGCTTGAGCTGGGCAAACAGGTTACCGCTCCAGGCCTGCTCGCTCTGGTTGTCGATCAGGTAGCGGATATCGACCTGATAGGAAGCAGGATCGATGCAGCCAGTTTTCTTCTGCTGCTGCTCGCGTGCGGAACACTGTGGATTGAGACCGCGCTTGAAGCTGTAGCGCTTGATGTAGTTGACCCCGTTGTTGCTGTAGGTGAGGTCTACTACCAGGCTGTCCTGGCCTTCGGCCAACTCGTAGCTGGTCTTTTCACTCGTCCACAGGGCGCGGCCACCCGAGCTGTCAGGAGCGTTCTGGCCAATCAGGCCGCTCTGAGCCAGGTAAGTGCGCTCGTTGCCATTGTCGAACAGCTGGAACGGTACGTCCGGGCGATCCTGGCGACGTGGGTACTGCGGCAGGCGCAGTTGCACGATGTCACCACCACGCGGATCGATGGCCAGATCCAGTACGTCGGTTTTCACGCGGATCAACTCGTCGCTGGCCACCGCGGTGGGGGCGACGGCTGCTGCACTGGGCTCAGCCACGGCAGTGGGGATGTCGTCGGTAGCACCACTGGAATTTGCCGCCGGGGTATCCGGCAAGGCGGGCGTCGCAGCGGTCGAGGAACGTACCTCGGCCGGCAGGGCAGCCTGACCATAATCCTCGTTCCATTGCAGGACCATGAGGTAGGACACGACTGCCAGGGCGACGATCAGGATCGAACGTTGGATATCCATGATTATTCGGCCATCGAAGGGGAACGGGATGTTTTTGCGGGTGGAACCGGATCGAAACCGCCGGCATTCCAGGGATGGCAGCGACCGAGACGGCGAGCTGCCAGCCAGCCACCACGCAGGAAGCCATGTTGCTCAATGGCTTCGTATGCATAGCAGGAACAGCTGGGATAGAAGCGACAATGGCTGGCCATCAGCGGGCTGATGGCATAGCGATACACCTGGATACAGGCTAAGGCCG
It encodes:
- the yidC gene encoding membrane protein insertase YidC, which encodes MDIQRSILIVALAVVSYLMVLQWNEDYGQAALPAEVRSSTAATPALPDTPAANSSGATDDIPTAVAEPSAAAVAPTAVASDELIRVKTDVLDLAIDPRGGDIVQLRLPQYPRRQDRPDVPFQLFDNGNERTYLAQSGLIGQNAPDSSGGRALWTSEKTSYELAEGQDSLVVDLTYSNNGVNYIKRYSFKRGLNPQCSAREQQQKKTGCIDPASYQVDIRYLIDNQSEQAWSGNLFAQLKRDNSGDPSSTTATGTATYLGAALWTADNPYKRISMKDIDKQSFKETVQGGWVAWLQHYFVTAWVPSKDSTNLVQTRKDSQGNYIVGFTGPAVQVAAGAQGETSAILYAGPKLQEYLGTLSPGLELTVDYGFLWFLAQPIFWLLEVIHGLLGNWGWSIIVLTIIIKLIFFPLSAASYKSMARMRAVSPKLQALKEQFGDDRQKMSQAMMELYKKEKINPLGGCLPILVQMPVFLALYWVLLESVEMRQAPWLLWITDLSIKDPFFILPIIMGATMFIQQQLNPTPPDPMQARVLKLMPIIFTFFFLWFPAGLVLYWVVNNILSIAQQWYITRKIEAATKSASA
- the mnmE gene encoding tRNA uridine-5-carboxymethylaminomethyl(34) synthesis GTPase MnmE, with the protein product MHIARDTIAAVATAQGRGGVGIVRVSGPLAGQLAQAICKRELKPRFAHHGAFHDEQGLSLDEGLAIYFPGPNSFTGEDVLELQGHGGPVVLDLLLRRCLQLGARLARPGEFSERAFLNDKLDLAQAEAIADLIEASSEQAARNALRSLQGEFSKRVHALTESLIQLRIYVEAAIDFPEEEIDFLADGHVLSQLDGVRDNLSTVLREAGQGALLRDGMTVVIAGRPNAGKSSLLNALAGREAAIVTEIAGTTRDVLREHIHIDGMPLHVVDTAGLRDTDDHVEKIGVERALKAIGEADRVLLVVDSTAPEASDPFALWPEFLEQRPDPAHVTLIRNKADLSGESVAMETSADGHVTLSLSAKSAAGLDLLRDHLKACMGYQQTAESGFSARRRHLEALLQAQQHLEHGRAQLTLMGAGELLAEDLRMAQQALGEITGAFSSDDLLGRIFSSFCIGK
- the yidD gene encoding membrane protein insertion efficiency factor YidD yields the protein MRKAALACIQVYRYAISPLMASHCRFYPSCSCYAYEAIEQHGFLRGGWLAARRLGRCHPWNAGGFDPVPPAKTSRSPSMAE